CCTGTACTTCATTGTCTGAGCGAAGAGCCATGACCTTATAATTTTGTTTGTTAAACAAGTCAAGTTCACCGTCAAAGCTACGATATTCCTCAGATGGAAAGGATTCCTGCATTAATCGGTATACATCGTAGAATTCTTTAGGTTTTACTATTTCCATACTTTCTCACCTCTTTCTCATTTAACTAATTGTCATTCAGATGAGGAGGTTGTTAAAAGCATTGCTTATTATGCTGTATTGAAAGAATTGATTTTAAATATTTGTTATATAAAAGGATATGTGTATGCAATTACATTTGAAATGAAAATGTAACTAATTATAATTTTTATGGATTGTATTAAAGATTTACAAAGTGTAGTTCGGATTATCATTAGCAAGAACTGCATAAAGATTATAAATACAATTTTTAAATCGGTATTTTTAGAAAAAACCGGATATGAAATAATATTTATTAAGCTGAAAGCTTTTGGCACGCTAAAATCGCACCTCTCATCTGACAACTATATCTATATATTAATATAAATTTTATCAATTGTCAATACAGGCAGCACATTTGGGACTTTCCACTGCAAAAATAAAGTCCCATTATGTTTATGTGCCAAAAGCTTAAATTTTATTTTATTTCATATATTTTTTGAAGTGAATAAATCGATAAATTTCCGTTGCAGGCATAAGCTACAGTGCACACTATAACAAAGTAAGGCAGATATTCATAGCCAAAGACTTCTGCACCAATTATCATTGGAGCAATCAGTGTGTTAGTAGCGCCGGCAAATACTGCGGAATATCCTAATGCTGCAGCGAAATACACTGGCACATTAAGTATAGAAGCTAAGACTACGCCAAGAGGTGCTCCTATGGAAAACAGTGGAGTAACCTCGCCGCCCTGAAAACCTGCAGCTAAAGTAACTACTGTAAATACTAGCTTCAATGCAAAGTCCCAAGCATATATGCCATTATCGAAGCTCATGGAAATCAAGTTTGTTCCAAGTCCAGAATATCTACCGTTCCATAATAACAGTGAAAAACAGCTCACTGCAACTCCAATAACGAAAATTCGTATAAGCGGATTTTTCATGCGATCGGCAAAAATCTCTTTAAGTTTATGTAAGTACATTGTAAATAGCCTACCAGTAATTCCAAAAGAAATTCCAAGCGCAATAAGCTTCAGCGCTAACAATAGTGAAAAAGTAACATTATCCGATAGCATAAAATAAAACTTTTCCAAGCCGCATATATTTGCAGTAAAGCTTGCAGTAAAAGAAGCTGCTAGCGCAGGAAGCATTGCTTTATTTTCCAAGACACCTGCCGTAAGCACCTCCACAGCAAAGAAAGCTGCTGCAATTGGTGTCCTAAACAGGCCTCCGAAACCTGCGGACATACCTACAATCAATAGTAATTTTCTATCAACATTGGTTAAAATTCGTCTGCCTGCTTCGTAAGATAGTGCTCCACCAACCTGTATGGCAACGCCTTCTCTTCCTGCACTTCCTCCGAACAAATGTGTAAGCCAGGTTCCTACGATGGAAAAGGGGATTAGCCTAAGAGGTATATTGTCACTTGTGCCATGACCTGCCTCAAATATTAAGCTCATGCCCTTTGCGCTGTTTTTGCCGAATTCTTTGTAGCACCAAACAATTAAAATACCGATTATTCCTAGAAACGGAATTAGTTGATAGGGGTGTTCCATCCTAACATTCGTAATCCATATGAGTATACGCCCAAATAAAGCATCAACCAAGCCTACAGCAATTCCCACAGGTATAGCAAATAGCGTAAGCAATACTATATCACTATAATCATTATAACTTTTTGGTGAAATTCTCAATTTAATGTCCTCCAATTATGTTTTATTGTACAGATGTGTTCCAATTATTTTAAATAAATTAAAAACAAAAACTGATGCATCTGTAAAATTACAGAAGTCATCAGCTTAAAAGCGGTTCAGGTTAAAACCTTGGGAGAACATCATTCCCAGCATAAACATAGTAATAGAATTTCATAAAATTTATTATACATTCCTATAAATTATCTTTCAACTGTAAATATATGGATATAAAAAGACGAATAAGCTTTTAGATTATTGTAGAAATACAAATTGGTATTAAATCTATTATTAAGTATAATTTTATTTTATATTAAATAAGTTAATTAAAATTAAAGGTTATTGGACAAGGGAGTGTGTCAATGTGTATAATATGTAAAGGTTTACAGAAAACAAATGAAAGCTGGTGTGCTATTGAAAAGGGACAAGAAAATAGTGCTTGTGTCACACTGTATATTAAATGTTAATGCTAAGGTTTATGGTATTGCTACGGAATCTGCCGGATGCAGTAAAATAGTTTCCGAGCTTTTGAATAAAGGGTATGGAATTATACAGCTACCTTGCGTTGAGCAAAGCTGTTTTGGAATTAGACGTTGGGGACAGGTAAAGGAACAGATGAATTTTCCGGGATTTAGGTCAAAATGTTATGAACTGCTGAATCCTGTTATTGAGCAGGTATCAGATTTTTATAATAACGGATATAACATAGCCGCAGTAATTGGCTTGGATGGAAGTCCTGCATGTGGCGTTAACTATACCTGTACTGGTAATTGGGGCGGTGAAATAGGAGATGGATATGGTTTGCAATCCAAAATTCGTTCTTTGGATAAGCTGCCGGAATATGGTGTCATGATGGAAGTGCTGGCTGAAATGTTAGATGACGCCGGAATAGTTACAAAATTTCTGTCAGTAGACGAAAGCAACCCTGAAGCATCTTTACAGAATCTTATTTCTGAATTAATAGAATAATTTTAAAACCTCAGAGGTTTTAATTATTATAAAATAACACTAGGAGAGGCATAAAGTGAAAAAAACATTTAAACTTTTTTAACAGTTATGGTAATTGTGTTGTCTTTATTTGCGCTGACAGCTTGTGGCACAGATGCAAAAAATGAAGTAAACAATGAAGTAAACAATGATTTGGAAAATAATGAGGCGGCTGATACTTCACTGCAGTCGATAATCGACAGCAAGGTTTTGCGTGTCGGAATGTGTCCGGAATATCCACCCTTTGAAAGCATAAACGAAAATAATGAAATTGTAGGTTTTGATCCGAGCCTTGCAGCTGCAATTGCGGATGAAATAGGGGTTAAGGCTGAATTTGTTAATACTCCATGGGAAGGATTAATTGCAGGAGTAAACAATGGAGATTTTGACATTATAATGTCAGCCATGTCACCGGAAGAAGCAACCTCTGCAACGGATGCGGTTGAACTTAGTGATAATTACTATACACTGGCTGATGTAATAGTAGTTAAGTCCGAAAATGATGAAATTAATAGTAAGGAAGATCTGGCAGGTAAAATAATTGGAATTCAAGACGCGTCATCTGCGGCGCAGGCAGCTGAAAAATTACCTGAAATGGGTATTGAAGTGGCTGAAATTAAGCATTACAACAGAAATGCAGATGCCTATGCAGAGCTTGTAAACGGTAGAATAGACGCAATTGTAGTCGGCGTAACTTATGCTAATGAGCAGGCTAAAAATAATCCGGAGTTCAAGGTCGTGAATGATCCGATTCAGGAGATTGGTATAGCAGTTGTGGCTAAAGATGGATCAGAGGCATTGATTGAAAAGATAGAAGAAGTTATAAGTAAATTAAAAGAAAACGGAACATATGACAATATAGCTGTAGAGTGGCTTGCTGTTGAGTAATATAACGTGAATTTTATAAGCTAACTGCTTAAGCAGTTGGCTTATAGTTTTTAAGGAGTTTATATGCGAAATTTAGATTTTACGGTGATAAAACCTTTTGTGCATCTGTTACCTTCTGCTGTTGCCATTACATTGAAGGTTGGCATAGGTGCATTTTTTTTGACATTGATAATAGCCATAGTTGTGGGAAGCATGCGAACTAGAAAGTTGTACAAGCCTATTCGCTTTCTGCTGGCGGCATACGTTGAATTTTTTAGGGGAACTCCATTACTTATACAGCTTTTTGTTGTATATTACGGTCTGCCGTCTTTTGGAATAAAAATAGGAACTATTCCTGCTTCGATTCTCACCATGGGGCTAAACAGCGGCGCATACTTATCCGAGGTGGTCAGGGCATCAATTCTGTCAATCGACAAAGGACAGTACGAAGCGGCAGCAATGCTTGGGTACAGCAATATTCAAACTACGGTTCACATTATTCTGCCGCAGGCACTTAGAATAGCAGTACCATCATTTATGAACGGTTTTTCATCAATAATAAAGGAAACTTCAATTACGTCAGTGCTGCCTATTGTTGAGCTTACAAAGCTGGGGAATCAAATCTATGCAAAAACATACCATCCTTTTGAAATATATATTACTATGGCAGTTATTTATTTTGCTATGACTTATTTTGTAACCTTTTTTGCTAAATGGCTGGAAAGGAGGTTGTCAGTATGGGTAAAAAAATAATAGAAGTTGGTAATTTATCTAAGAGTTACGGAGATACGCAGGTTCTTAAATCATTGAACATGCAGATTGAAACAGGTGAGGTTGTGGCAATAATAGGGTCAAGCGGCAGCGGTAAAAGTACATTAGTGCGTTGTATCGCAGGATTGGAAAAGATTGACGGAGGGGAAATCCTGCTTGGAGGGCAAAGAATAAGCGGAACAAAAAGCACCAACGGTAAAGTAGGAATGGTCTTTCAGAATTTTAATCTGTTTCCTCACTACAGGGTTGGTGAAAATGTGAGTATGCCTCTTAAAACTGTTTTAAAGTACAGTAATGCGGAAGCGGAAGAAAAAAGCAGAATGATGCTTGACAGAGTACACATGTTAGATAAGCTTAAGCAGTATCCCAATAATTTATCAGGGGGTCAGCAGCAAAGAGTTGCAATTGCCAGGGCATTAGCATTAGGACCAGAAGTCATGATTTTCGATGAACCTACTTCGTCATTGGATCCGGAACTTTCGCATGAAGTTTTTGAGACAATAAGCGATTTAGCAAAGGAAGGGCAGACAATGCTTATTGTAACGCATCAAATTAATGCAGTCAGACGTTTTGCAACAAGAATAGTGTTTTTGAGTAAGGGTAAAATTGAAGTGGAGGGAACGCCGGACTATATTTTCAACCAATCAGAAAACTATGATTTAAAGCATTTTCTTAAGCAGGTTTCTTTTGAGGATATATAGTATTAAAATGAAAAACCGGTTTTAACCTTTTGAGGCTAAACCGGTTTATTCCTGCAGCAAATTTTTATTAAGTAAAGTTAAAAAAATAAAGTACTATTTTTAGCATAAACATGATATTATTTTCAGAGTAAGTTCAGTAGTTCATACAGGACGTAAATATGGTTGGAAAATACCGTTATTAATATATATGGAGGAGAATATCGTGAATACTTACAACATTGAAGTTTCGGGAGTAAAAAGGGAACTTAACATAGTTCAAATAAATGATAAATTAAGTATAGCCAGTTTTGTTATTTTGGGCGATACAGAAGTAGTGTGCGCCGCAGCTAAGGATATAGTAAAAAAGCTGCCTCCGGTTGATTATCTTGTGACAGCCGAAGCTAAAGGGATTCCTTTAACGTTTGAAATATCAAGATTATTAAATATGAAAAAATACATCGTAGTGCGTAAGAGCGTAAAGCCTTATATGAACGAGCCCATTATTGACGAAGTAGTTTCTATAACAACCCAGAAAAAGCAGGAGCTGGTATTAGATGAAAAAGACGCTGCTGAAATAAAAGGCAAAAGGGTTGCAATAATAGATGATGTTATCAGTACTGGGGAATCAATAGCAGCAATTGAAAGGCTAGTTAATTCCGTAGGTGGTATTGTAACGGCGAAAGCGGCCATACTTGCGGAAGGAGATGCCTCAAAGCGAGATGATATTGTTTTTTTGGAGGCGTTGCCTGTTTTTAATAGATGATTAATATTGACCAGCCTTTCGATGGGAAATAAGCACGAGAGGCCGGCTGATATTTAGCTAGTTTTTCCGATAATAAGATTTACTTTTGCAGAAAATTCTTCCCATTCCTTTTTTTTATTGTACAAATAAATTCTGCCTTTCTTCGTTATTTTATAGTATCTTCTTATTCGTTTGTTTTCCATGGCATAGATTGAGGATTTTATTAGTTCCTCATTTTCCATGGCATGCAAAATAGGATATAGGGTTCCTTCCTTCAGAACAAACGTACCGTAGGATTTAGCTTCAAGTTCTCTGATAATTTCATATCCATATCTGCTTCCAGATTCTATAATTGCCAGAACGAGCATTCTGGTATTGCCTCTTATGAGGCTGTTGTCTATTTTCATAAAGTATCCTCCAATACATATGTAATCTATGCTTACATAATACATAGTTTACATATGTATGTCAATAGACTAAATATACTTTGTTTCTGTAGAAAACGTATTCTAACTTTATTAACTTACAATAATCACTATGATTAGTTTGATTTTAATCGTTACCATTATTTTGCTTGAATTCCAAACGTTATTTTGATATATTTTTATCAAACATATTTAGCTATTTTAAAGGGGAGAATCATATGAATGAAAAAACAAGAGAATTCATTGATGGTGTTTTAACAAAGTATTGCTGTGATAAAAAAGAAATCATCAACATTATTCAAGAGGTTCAAAATGAATATAATTATTTGCCTGAGGATGTGCTGGTTTATATAGCGAAAAATCTAGATGTAAGCCAATCTAAAGTCTATGGTGTTGCTACATTTTATGAAAATTTCTCTCTTGATGCAAAGGGTAAAAACATTATTAAAATTTGTGACGGAACGGCATGCCATGTCAGAAAATCTGTTCCTATCTTGAATGCGGTGAACAAAGAATTGGGATTATCTGAAAAAAAGAAAACGACGGATGATATGATGTTTACGGTTGAAACTGTATCCTGTCTTGGAGCCTGCGGCCTTGCACCGGTAATGACAGTTAATGGTAACGTACATCCAAAAATGACGCCGGAATCAGCGGTAGAACTGATCAGAAACATTAGAAAGGGGAGTTTGTAAATGTTTATCAAGACGTACGCAGATTTGGAAGCATATGAAGAAATTTTTAAAAAATCTTTATCGAAGCAAAGAATAAAAGTACTGGTATGCGGAGGAACAGGCTGTGTAGCCGGCGGATCCATAGATATTTATAATGAACTGACAAGACTAGTAAATGAAAATGGTAATTTGGCAAGCGTAGATCTTGTAAAAGAGGACGAAGGCATAAGTGTTAAAAAAAGCGGATGCCATGGATTTTGTGAAGCGGGGCCTCTTGTAAGAATTGAGCCGTATAATTATCTGTATTTGAGAGTAAAAACGGAGGATTGTAAAGATATATTTGATGAGACTATCGTTAAGGGAAAGCCTGTTGAAAGATTGATGCATCATGAAAATGGGAGACTGTATAAAACGCAGGAGGACATACCTTTTTATCATAAACAGACAAGACTTGTATTGGAAAATTGCGGTCATATGGATGCTGAGAATATTCAGGAGTGCATAGGAAGAGGCGGATATAAGTCATTGATACAAATTTTCAGCTCAATGCAGCCCAAGGACGTATGCAAAACGATTCAGGATTCCGGGCTCAGAGGACGAGGAGGCGGAGGCTATCCAGTTGGTAAAAAGTGGAGCCAGGTTTTATCACAGGCAAATCCCGTTAAGTATGTAGTCTGCAACGGTGATGAAGGTGACCCAGGGGCTTTCATGGATCGAAGCATAATGGAGGGTGATCCTCACAAAATTATTGAGGGGATGATAATTGCCGGATATGCTGCAGGAGCGCATACAGGATATATTTATGTGAGAGCCGAATATCCTCTTGCAGTTGAAAGGCTTAAAACTGCTATTGAGCAAGCTGAGAAATACGGATTGCTAGGTAAAAACATTTTAAGTTCAGGATTTGATTTTGATCTTCATATTAATAAGGGTGCCGGAGCATTTGTGTGCGGAGAAGGAAGTGCTCTTACAGCATCTATAGAAGGAGAGCGTGGGATGCCGAGAGTTAAGCCTCCTAGGACTGTTGAGCACGGTCTGTTTTCATGTCCAACTGTATTGAATAACGTTGAAACATTTGCAAATGTCCCCTTCATTATTAGCAAGGGTGTTGATGAGTACAGAAAATACGGAACCAAGAACAGTCCCGGAACAAAGGCGTTTGCACTTACAGGTAATGTTGTCAACACGGGACTTATAGAGGTCCCAATGGGAACAACGCTTAGAGAGGTAGTATTTGATATAGGAGGAGGTATTCCTGATGGCAAAAGGTTTAAGGCTGTACAAATCGGCGGACCTTCAGGAGGATGCCTAACCTTTGATGAAAGTCATCTCGATATGTCTTTAAGCTTTGACTCGTTGAAAAAAGCGGGAGCAATGATAGGTTCCGGCGGTTTGGTTGTTATGAATGAGGATACTTGTATGGTTGAGGTTGCAAGATTTTTTATGAGTTTTACACAGCGTGAATCCTGCGGTAAATGTATACCCTGCAGGGAAGGAACTAAAAGAATGCTGGAAATACTTGAAAAAATAATTTCAGGAAGAGGAACATTGGAAGATTTAGAATTATTAAAGGAAATTGCAGACACAGTTAAGCATACTGCGCTGTGCGGCCTTGGAAAAACAGCTGCAAACCCTGTGCTCAGTACACTGGAGTATTTTTATGATGAATATCGGTCGCACGTAGTGGACAAGATATGCCCTTCTAAGCAGTGCAAGAAATTAATGACTATTGAAATAGATTCGAATTTATGCAGGGGATGTTCAAAATGTGCCAGAAACTGTCCGGTTAATGCAATAAGCGGAAAAATCAAAGAAACATTTACAATAGATGCTAAAAAATGTATTAAGTGCGGGGCCTGCATAGAGTCGTGTGCATTTAAAGCAATCAAGGAGGTATAGCTATGGGCGGAATAATGATTATCGACGGAAGAAAAGTGACGTATACTAATCAAAAAAATATTTTGAGTGTAATAAGAGATTCAGGAATTGATTTGCCTACCTTTTGCTATCATTCGGAACTGAGTATATACGGTGCCTGCAGGATGTGCTCTGTTGAAACGTCCAAGGGTGAAATAATAGCATCTTGCTCAGAGCCTCCGAAGGACGGTATGGAAATATATACGAATTCTCCTAGAATACGCAGGTACAGAAAAATGATTTTAGAGCTTTTGCTTTCCAATCATGATAAGGACTGTACAACCTGTGAGCGTACAGGTAAATGCCAGCTTCAAAAATTGTCCAAAAGGTATGGGATGAATCGAAACAGATTCAAGCAACTGTCACAAAATAATCATATAGATAATTCCAGCCCAAGCATTGTAAGAAATCCTAACAAATGCATTAAATGCGGCGATTGCGTGATGGTATGCGAGGAAATTCAGGGGATAGGTGCGCTTGGCTTTGTAAATAGAGGTTCGGATGTAATTATACAGCCTGCATTTAATAAAAAACTTGCGGAGACTAACTGTGTAAACTGCGGACAA
Above is a window of Sedimentibacter sp. MB35-C1 DNA encoding:
- a CDS encoding phosphoribosyltransferase family protein — its product is MEENIVNTYNIEVSGVKRELNIVQINDKLSIASFVILGDTEVVCAAAKDIVKKLPPVDYLVTAEAKGIPLTFEISRLLNMKKYIVVRKSVKPYMNEPIIDEVVSITTQKKQELVLDEKDAAEIKGKRVAIIDDVISTGESIAAIERLVNSVGGIVTAKAAILAEGDASKRDDIVFLEALPVFNR
- a CDS encoding chloride channel protein — its product is MSPKSYNDYSDIVLLTLFAIPVGIAVGLVDALFGRILIWITNVRMEHPYQLIPFLGIIGILIVWCYKEFGKNSAKGMSLIFEAGHGTSDNIPLRLIPFSIVGTWLTHLFGGSAGREGVAIQVGGALSYEAGRRILTNVDRKLLLIVGMSAGFGGLFRTPIAAAFFAVEVLTAGVLENKAMLPALAASFTASFTANICGLEKFYFMLSDNVTFSLLLALKLIALGISFGITGRLFTMYLHKLKEIFADRMKNPLIRIFVIGVAVSCFSLLLWNGRYSGLGTNLISMSFDNGIYAWDFALKLVFTVVTLAAGFQGGEVTPLFSIGAPLGVVLASILNVPVYFAAALGYSAVFAGATNTLIAPMIIGAEVFGYEYLPYFVIVCTVAYACNGNLSIYSLQKIYEIK
- a CDS encoding CD3072 family TudS-related putative desulfidase gives rise to the protein MKRDKKIVLVSHCILNVNAKVYGIATESAGCSKIVSELLNKGYGIIQLPCVEQSCFGIRRWGQVKEQMNFPGFRSKCYELLNPVIEQVSDFYNNGYNIAAVIGLDGSPACGVNYTCTGNWGGEIGDGYGLQSKIRSLDKLPEYGVMMEVLAEMLDDAGIVTKFLSVDESNPEASLQNLISELIE
- a CDS encoding ABC transporter substrate-binding protein, encoding MVIVLSLFALTACGTDAKNEVNNEVNNDLENNEAADTSLQSIIDSKVLRVGMCPEYPPFESINENNEIVGFDPSLAAAIADEIGVKAEFVNTPWEGLIAGVNNGDFDIIMSAMSPEEATSATDAVELSDNYYTLADVIVVKSENDEINSKEDLAGKIIGIQDASSAAQAAEKLPEMGIEVAEIKHYNRNADAYAELVNGRIDAIVVGVTYANEQAKNNPEFKVVNDPIQEIGIAVVAKDGSEALIEKIEEVISKLKENGTYDNIAVEWLAVE
- a CDS encoding NAD(P)H-dependent oxidoreductase subunit E — translated: MNEKTREFIDGVLTKYCCDKKEIINIIQEVQNEYNYLPEDVLVYIAKNLDVSQSKVYGVATFYENFSLDAKGKNIIKICDGTACHVRKSVPILNAVNKELGLSEKKKTTDDMMFTVETVSCLGACGLAPVMTVNGNVHPKMTPESAVELIRNIRKGSL
- a CDS encoding PadR family transcriptional regulator; this encodes MKIDNSLIRGNTRMLVLAIIESGSRYGYEIIRELEAKSYGTFVLKEGTLYPILHAMENEELIKSSIYAMENKRIRRYYKITKKGRIYLYNKKKEWEEFSAKVNLIIGKTS
- a CDS encoding amino acid ABC transporter ATP-binding protein; amino-acid sequence: MGKKIIEVGNLSKSYGDTQVLKSLNMQIETGEVVAIIGSSGSGKSTLVRCIAGLEKIDGGEILLGGQRISGTKSTNGKVGMVFQNFNLFPHYRVGENVSMPLKTVLKYSNAEAEEKSRMMLDRVHMLDKLKQYPNNLSGGQQQRVAIARALALGPEVMIFDEPTSSLDPELSHEVFETISDLAKEGQTMLIVTHQINAVRRFATRIVFLSKGKIEVEGTPDYIFNQSENYDLKHFLKQVSFEDI
- a CDS encoding NADH-quinone oxidoreductase subunit NuoF, which translates into the protein MFIKTYADLEAYEEIFKKSLSKQRIKVLVCGGTGCVAGGSIDIYNELTRLVNENGNLASVDLVKEDEGISVKKSGCHGFCEAGPLVRIEPYNYLYLRVKTEDCKDIFDETIVKGKPVERLMHHENGRLYKTQEDIPFYHKQTRLVLENCGHMDAENIQECIGRGGYKSLIQIFSSMQPKDVCKTIQDSGLRGRGGGGYPVGKKWSQVLSQANPVKYVVCNGDEGDPGAFMDRSIMEGDPHKIIEGMIIAGYAAGAHTGYIYVRAEYPLAVERLKTAIEQAEKYGLLGKNILSSGFDFDLHINKGAGAFVCGEGSALTASIEGERGMPRVKPPRTVEHGLFSCPTVLNNVETFANVPFIISKGVDEYRKYGTKNSPGTKAFALTGNVVNTGLIEVPMGTTLREVVFDIGGGIPDGKRFKAVQIGGPSGGCLTFDESHLDMSLSFDSLKKAGAMIGSGGLVVMNEDTCMVEVARFFMSFTQRESCGKCIPCREGTKRMLEILEKIISGRGTLEDLELLKEIADTVKHTALCGLGKTAANPVLSTLEYFYDEYRSHVVDKICPSKQCKKLMTIEIDSNLCRGCSKCARNCPVNAISGKIKETFTIDAKKCIKCGACIESCAFKAIKEV
- a CDS encoding amino acid ABC transporter permease is translated as MRNLDFTVIKPFVHLLPSAVAITLKVGIGAFFLTLIIAIVVGSMRTRKLYKPIRFLLAAYVEFFRGTPLLIQLFVVYYGLPSFGIKIGTIPASILTMGLNSGAYLSEVVRASILSIDKGQYEAAAMLGYSNIQTTVHIILPQALRIAVPSFMNGFSSIIKETSITSVLPIVELTKLGNQIYAKTYHPFEIYITMAVIYFAMTYFVTFFAKWLERRLSVWVKK